The following nucleotide sequence is from Trichormus variabilis 0441.
AAGATTTAAAATCAAACTATGCTCTACCAAAGATATACAGTCTGTTGTGGTTAGCTAAGTGTCAATTAAAAGTCAACTTTGAAGAAATTCTTGTTCAGATTTTATTACCGCCGGGGGAAGACAAGAATTTACAGGATTTGATTAAAAAATTTGTTCAAACATTAAAGCAGGGAGTGATGACCCCGACAGGAAAGATGAGACTGAAGGTCAGTAGCTTTCAGCTTTTTGCAGAAGGGACGGGAATTATTGCTTATCGTAGTCGGTCTTTATCTACAGCGTTTTTACAAAAAAATATAGGCGTATTGATGTTAGGTCATCGTAATGCCAGTTTTACCTTGTCAGAAAAAGGAAAAGCAGTCAAAAAGGAATCGACAGACTTGGGGATGAATTGGGTGTTAGAAAAGTTTGTCGAACGTACCAGTGTAGGACTATCGAAAGATGATCCACGTATAGCGGCGGCTTTAGTGGAAGCAAGTAAAGGTAATTTAACTGCACTACAAAATTTGTCGCGCAAAAATACAGCAACAGAGATTAGTTCAGACTTAAACTTGTTTAAATCAGTTTTAGGAGTGATTCGGGATGACTACTGTCGGGCATTGTTGCGGTGGGTGAAAAACCATGTACCATTAGATGAAGTTCTTATTTGTGGTGGTACTGGTGAGTTTGTGCGTCAAGAACTGACACAGTATTTTCAAAAAGAAAGCATTCCTATTGTTTGGAATGGGGGAGTAATCATTCCTAAACCATTAGATACTGTTGGCTTGGGTGAGCGACTGGCTGATGTTTGGGCTACCCATATTAACTATGTGAGAATGCTTGATGAGAGTTTTGGCTATGAACGCAAGCAGAAATTAGTCCCAGATTCTTATTCTCCACCAGTTAATCATCTCACCTCCACTCATAGGGTGTAGACGCTCTTGATCACCTTGATGCTCGACAGAGATTCTGTTGAGCATCGCCAAATCCTCTGCCTGTAATAGTTTCAGCCAAGCCAAGTAGAATTACCTGCTGCCTTGATAGCTAAATGCAACTGCTACAACAAAAATGTTTTTAGCAAGTGCGAATTTCTGGGTTTAGGTAAGATAAAAAGAACATCATCACTGAATAATGATTTATTAAAAGCTAATCTGTTGATTCAAAGTATTCTTGATGGGTATGAGAGAGTATTTTATACCGATGTAACTCAAAATAATTGGAGTTTAATTTATTTAATTGTGGTGATGATATGGATATTATTCGTGATTCTATTTTTTAGAGGTTAGCAACAAAAAACTTCTGGAATATTCCAGAAGTAATTGGTGTGTTTTGACTTTTGCCAGTAGACGATTTTCACCGTTTAGTAGAACTAGTGTACTGCAAAATGATTACAAAATTGACTTTTCTCAATACAAATATTACTCAACGTTTTAGCTGATTAATGTATTTATCAATAATGAAATTACTTCACAATATTTAGCAAGTTTGCTAGAAAATATCTAATATATTCTGGTAATAGAATATAGAATACTTAATAAGTAGCTAATTAGAGATAATGTTTTATTATCATCATAATTATTGCTATTTTATCATTAGTAAACCAAGAGTTTCTGTTGTCAATTAAGGAAAATATGCCAAAAAATTGGACGTTGAAAGTTGACCAATATATCAATGCAAATTCCAATTGCATCATTGCTACAGCCCATGTAGATAGTTTTCCAACCGACCTACCACTAGAGCCAAATATCCGCGAACCAAACCTCAAAAGCTCAACCTACAAACAAATATTTGATTCACTCACCACCGAACCTGAAAAATTCTTTCAAAGAAATAACGGAATTGTACTATGTGTCAATAAAGTAAAGCCGAAAAACAGGACTGAGCTAGAGCTAGAAATACTGCAAGCAAACGAAGGCGGGAACGATGGGGTGATTAATGGTGGACATAGTGTTTCAGCTTTTGAGCAAGCAAGAAAGTTTAAATATGACCTAACTCTAGCTAGGGTGAAAGTCACAATCCACATTGGATTGAGTGAGGACGAGGCGAAAGACATTGCTTTGGCATCAAACACATCGGCCCCAGTAGATGCGCGTTCCAAAGTGAATGCTAGGGGCGACTACCAATTCATCAAACAGTTTTTAGCCCAACTTGAGCGCGAGGAAGACACAAAATTCCGCATAGCCTACTATCAGAACCAAAGCGGTGCGCCCAAAAGTCCACAGTGCAATGTCAATCATTTAATTAAGTTGATGAACTGTTTGGACAGAAACAAATACAACCCTAATACAAATAAGAGTAAAGGGAAACATCCACCTGTCAGCAATAACCCCTCTTTAACTGATGCGGAAAGAGAAAGGCTATCAAGATTGTTGCCACTACTGCCTAAAGCATTATGGATTGAGCAGAGATTTTTTAAAACTATAGAAGCCTACATCACCAATCCCAAGAAAAAGGGGGTAGACCTAGCATCAATTGATGCAAGAAAGAATACCCTTTTACCCGACAGCCGCTACTCATTTGGATTTAGTGCGCCGGCGGATATTGCCATGCCCATTGTTGCTGCTTATCGGGTGTTTTTAGATGAGAACTACAACTGGTTGATTCCCTTTGATGATTTTGCTGAGGACTTCCTTCAACATCTATGGAATAACTACTACCGCAAGTATTTGGTATCCGAAAAATTCTCCGGTAATACAGTAGGTAGCAAAATCTGCCGCAATCCGGTGATTTGGGATAGTCTCTATGTTTCAGCCCAAAGCTACTTGAATCAACAGTTACTCAAAATGGTTAGTTCAAGCAAGAACAAGCGTGAAGAACTGAAATTAGCGAATTAATATGGCTGAAAATACACAATTACAGGTACAAGAATTAACCCGGTTCGCGCAAGAACAACAGTTCAACGCGCAGTATCAGCAATATTTCGGCGATGTGTGGGAGGAAGCGGGGGTAAAAGATATCTCCAAAATGACCGTCTCTGATGCCGAACAGACGTTGAAAGTGTTGGCTGCTAGTGAGGCATCACCCCAATTTGTCAAATCTCTACTAGCACAAGCGGCAATTGATGGAGCGCCACCGCAGGTTTTGGAATATTTTTTGAGCAGCGACATTGACGGCGATGGGCGCACTTTGGTACAGGAAATATTTCAAGATGGGACTAATCCACTGGAGCCAGATACACCCCAACCATCGTCTAAGGCTCAGGCTTTATCTCCATCTCAAGAGCCTGATCTGGAGTGGGAAATATAGCATATGTTTTCCGATTTTACTAGTTACTTTCGTACTCTTTTTTTCAGTACGAAAGTAGCTAGTTCTTTTTAAAAAAAATATTTAAACTTCTTGAGTTAAGTAGATTTTCCAGAAATTGGTGTAGTTGATTTCTCTACTACACCTGTTTCCTCAAGTAACTCAACAATTAAATGAGGCGATAGTTATGACTTTATTAAATATTGATAGACCTTTAAATACAACCCAAGCAAAACTGTGGGATGAGCGCGATTTACGTACAAGCGATCGCCGGCGAGAGAAGTTAGAGACTCTCCTGTGCCAAAAAGTACAACTTGGCGAAGACCCAACCTTGTGTGAGAAAGTATTAGACTACTTGTATTTTTCAGCGCTTCAGGACAAACTCAATCGCATTGCTGTCCAAAAGGAAAAAGAAAAATCAGTATTTGCATCTGTACAACAAGTGTTTATTTTATCTTTTGCAATCTTGGGGATGTTTGCGTTTGTTGTCGCCGCTTCCAATAAGTCCGTTGTGCGTTCACAAATCCCGCAAGCAACCCCGCCTGCAATCCAACGGCAGGCTCCTTAGCAATACATGGGACATACAAAAGCTGAAAGTATTTGGAAAAAAACACTTTCAGCTTGTCTAAAATATTTTGTTGTATCTACCAAGGCGTATTAGGGTCAAAAGGCAAACTACTTGGTTCTTCACAGTTACGCAAGTCGATTTCCATCTGTTCGCGGCGTTCTAGATATGTGCGACTGGCATTAACGCGCGATCGCATTTGCCACGCACCGAAATTGATACCTTTGTCAGCATATTTAGCAGATAGTTGATTATAACTGTCAACCTCCAACTTCTTCCGGCGTTCCATTTCCTTGAGCCAATCTTCGCTAGTTCCACGAGCCAGTTCAGATTCTCTGTATTGGGGTTTGAGAGAGCCATCAGGGTTAAACTGCCGTTTTTCCTCTTCAGTGAAGAAATCGTAGGCGGTGTATTCAATCCATTCCTCTGGGTCAGTTTCGTCTAAGTTTTTCCATTCCTGAAATTCTTCTTTCAATCTTTGAGCATAGTCATCAATTGCTCCTTCACTCATGCCCTCAGATAACATTTGTAATCTAGCTTCAGGTTTTAAGGTTCCATCTGAATTGAACTCTTTGCCATTCATGTTGATCCAGCGTTTGGTTCTGGACATATTGATAATTATCGACATATTTAACTCCTAAAAACTTAGTTTTAAATAAAGTTATGACTCTCGAAATTAGGCATTTTGATACTAGGCTAAATCAGTGGATTCATACTGACGGAGATAAAAACAATCCTGGTTCAATTTTAACTGAAAAATTAGATAACACTCTACTAGAATTTTACTTTCCAGGTAAAGAATTTTCTTTTGGACATATAGATGAGTATTGTAAAGCAGAAGATTTAAGAAATCATCCAGATGGGAATATTCTGTTACTGTCTTCCAAAACAAGGCTATTGTATGGTTCTCCAGAATGTTTACCTGAAATTGAAAAACTTTGTCCAGATAGAAAAGACAGAGGTGCTTATGGTTCCATTTTTCTAGGTGCTTGTAAAAATTCAATCCATGAAGAATTAAATATCTTGGTTGTTGATGATTCTACTGGAGAAAACGGAAAAATATTATCAAATGATTTAGCGTACAAGATGGTAGGTGATTGCTATGGACAAATCACAACCGAACTTTATGACAGATTGACTAAACGAGAAGAACAGTCGGACAAAAGTTATCGCGTTATTCAACATCGGTTTGGATGGACTGAACGTGATGGAGAAGATAACAAATATAGATTCGGCAAGGGAACATTAAGACCGTCTAAATTAGATAAGCTAAGATATGCAGATTCTAGCAATAAACCCAAAATCGATATAATTCTCCCCCTATCCAGCTTCAAAGGAACAGACAAGGATTGTCCAGGCGGATCTAGCAAGCCACAAATTAAACCAGGACTCTATAGACAGAAAATCTGGTTAGGAGAAAAGTCACAATCTCAACAAGGTAAAACTGCCATATCTCAACTTTTAGCATCGTTTCCTCAAGGTATTAAGGACTTCGCTGAAGAATTAGAGATGCAGGCTCAAAAATTAGCCCAGATGCAGTCCGACCCCAGGAAAGTAGCTCAACTGTATTGTGAAAAGTATGAAAAACGCAAGGCTTTTACTGAAAAGCAAAAAGTCTTGCTACAGCAGCAAATTACTGAACAGGTTGCTGATGGAAAAGTCGCTAAAAAATTAGAGTTTTTAACTAAAAATGAAGATTCAGAAGAATTTGAAATAAGTGATGAGCTTGACGAATCTCCAAAAGAAGATTTGTTAATGTACAGAATTATTAAAGCTGACTTAATTGGTGGACATAATCAACTTATAGAAACAGAAAAAGTAAGAAAAGAACTAAGTCGATTTGTCCAAAATGAGTGGTGCGATATTGCAATTGGCAGAGCTATCACATTTGACCGAGCGATGATTATTCCGTCTAAAGAATTGAAAAACGGAGAAATTTGTGTACCTTGGTTAAATGAAGGGGAAAAAGTTCTAAACTTCCGTTCACCATTCCTAAACTCGAATGGCTTGTGTGTCTCTGTCAATAAGCTGGTGGATGATTATTTAACACCTGATGGTGAACCACTAGAGGGTATTATCGTAGTCAACGATGAAGACCATAAACGCATATTAGCAAGACTTGAAGCTGACGAAATAGCCCCATTAGAAACCGAATCAGAACGCCAGGGTAGAGATTTTGACGGTGACTGTATCGGAGTAACACTAGCAAGTAATTACCCCAACTTTACGGCAGAAGCAGAATATAGAAACCAGAGAGAAAACGCCTATGCTCCTACAGTAAAACTGAAGAAACAATCATTTTATTTACCAGATGGGATACAACCGCCATTTGAAGAAATCGCCATACACATGAGCGATAGTATTAGCGTGGGCATCATTAATAATTCAGACAAAGCTGATGTTTGATAAGGCAAACCAGTACGCCCAGAAGTTCCGAGAAAGTATACCATCAGAGCAGAGATTAGGAGCCGCCGCCGCCGCATGGAGTGTTGGTGCGGCAAGACAGGATGAACTGGAACGTAAAAATGATGGAGAGGAGGAAAATAAACAGTCTCAAACTGCAATCCAAAAGAAAATACCCAACTTTGTGTTTGCTGCATTTGGAGAAGAAATTGTTTCCCGACTGAGACAATTGCAATTTGATGAAATGACATTAGGGACATTGGGCAGCGAGGCGAACAATTTCAAAGATAAAGTTTGGCATCCCGACGAGAAATACCCGATTGAAATCAGGGCATCTCACCATCCAAGAGGACATGAGCGCCACGCTTCAAGATTAGTATTCGTACAGGATACTAATGGCGAGTACAAGGAATACGCATCGCTCGAACCAAGAACCGGACAGCTACCAATTGGTACTCAAGCTCTGGCTAATATTATCCCTGGTGAAACATACACAGCCAATGCCACGATTGCAGTTCCAGGAAAGCCGGAGGTAAATTTCACTATCAGAGAAATTGGCAAGTTCGCTTATGCAGGTCAAACCTTCAATGCTGAGTCGGTGAAATTAGAGATTGGCACAAAATCAGTACCTAGTCAAACGGTGAAAATCAAACTAGACGGTAAAACTCTAGGGGAATTAGATGCTGATTCAATCAAACAGCTGCAACCATTTAATCTTGTTAAAGATGGTCAACCCTTCAACCTCAAGTTAAAAACAATTTCTGACAAAGAAAATCTGGGATTTGTGCTGGCTGAATCGCCAAACGGAAATCTACTAAGAATCAATAATATTGGACAGTATGACTACAAAGGGCAAACATTTAATGATGAAAACTATCGCAAGCTGACGTTAGAAGTATCACAAACTCAGGTCAAAGATGCAGTGTTTCTCAATGGTCAGCCGTTGGGTGTGTTGTTTTTCAAAAAAGACAAGGAAGCTCTTAAAGAACTAGGCGCTTTACAACCGGGAAAGTTGACACAGGTGCAAGCAACCCTCCAAAGTAATTTCTCGACCACTGTACTGA
It contains:
- a CDS encoding ParM/StbA family protein, which translates into the protein MTKTDQETAKQAKTYTKLLLTTDLGGSSTKAVAQIYPEGVPIVLRMSPEVADVGVASVRHLNADVLPQDSSWVGTAEEYYALGSIARTEFAGTAALKDLKSNYALPKIYSLLWLAKCQLKVNFEEILVQILLPPGEDKNLQDLIKKFVQTLKQGVMTPTGKMRLKVSSFQLFAEGTGIIAYRSRSLSTAFLQKNIGVLMLGHRNASFTLSEKGKAVKKESTDLGMNWVLEKFVERTSVGLSKDDPRIAAALVEASKGNLTALQNLSRKNTATEISSDLNLFKSVLGVIRDDYCRALLRWVKNHVPLDEVLICGGTGEFVRQELTQYFQKESIPIVWNGGVIIPKPLDTVGLGERLADVWATHINYVRMLDESFGYERKQKLVPDSYSPPVNHLTSTHRV
- a CDS encoding AIPR family protein, producing MPKNWTLKVDQYINANSNCIIATAHVDSFPTDLPLEPNIREPNLKSSTYKQIFDSLTTEPEKFFQRNNGIVLCVNKVKPKNRTELELEILQANEGGNDGVINGGHSVSAFEQARKFKYDLTLARVKVTIHIGLSEDEAKDIALASNTSAPVDARSKVNARGDYQFIKQFLAQLEREEDTKFRIAYYQNQSGAPKSPQCNVNHLIKLMNCLDRNKYNPNTNKSKGKHPPVSNNPSLTDAERERLSRLLPLLPKALWIEQRFFKTIEAYITNPKKKGVDLASIDARKNTLLPDSRYSFGFSAPADIAMPIVAAYRVFLDENYNWLIPFDDFAEDFLQHLWNNYYRKYLVSEKFSGNTVGSKICRNPVIWDSLYVSAQSYLNQQLLKMVSSSKNKREELKLAN